TAAAATGGTCGCTAACTATCCCGATATAACACGGGCAGCAGTGACGGGATAATCAGCCAGTCAATTGAGGGATTTCAAAAACTTCGACCGTCAACAAGTGGCCGAAACTGCGATCTGAGCGGTTGGGCATCGGTGAACCGCTGCAATGACCATGAAACGGTCGCGTAATTCGTGCTCCATCTTGATGGACATTTGAACGTCTTTAGCCATGCCAGCCTCACGGATATTGTTGAATGATGCTGATTATTCATTTATGCGGTGGATTTCCTACCAACCGCCTGTTCGCGACAAGTTCTAACGCAGCTTTGCCTTCAGCAGTTTCTACATATTGACGCACTTTGTCCATAAGTCGATCCCAAACACGCCGCCAAGTCATCTGCTCAAGCAGTTCAACAGAAATTCCCGTGCCATTGGATAGTCGCTGGAGTAGTTCCGGTGTGGGAGCCTGAAATTGTCTCGCTCGGCTATCGGCGACAGGGATACCAAGAGCGCGAAGGCAAAAGAGTTCATAACGAACACCGTAACACTCAGCCAGTCGGCGGACATAGTGTTCTAACGTTTCGGCATCATGAGGTTTCGGATGCAACGGCCAGCGCTTTTGCACTCAACGCAATTCCCGCTCAACCATGCGCCGACGCACGCTAG
The window above is part of the Methylomonas sp. ZR1 genome. Proteins encoded here:
- a CDS encoding TniQ family protein, with the translated sequence MQKRWPLHPKPHDAETLEHYVRRLAECYGVRYELFCLRALGIPVADSRARQFQAPTPELLQRLSNGTGISVELLEQMTWRRVWDRLMDKVRQYVETAEGKAALELVANRRLVGNPPHK